The region GTTATTAGAACTTACTTACTCTTACAGAAAGAAGAAGATAGTTCACTAAGAATTCCAGGATTTCTAAATTATAGTTGTTCGTGAACTGAGTTGTGTGTTGTTACTgcgtgggacccacggaacacaatagacggtgcaggccggagtttaggcagaccgaaaaggagatggcgggacgacttggacgcattctaccccaaatggtgggaaaatggcgatgacagggtcgagtggagaaaacgaggcgaggcctttgcccagcagtgggacaccaaaataggctaggaaaaaaaaaatgttcgtgGGATGTGTCACCCTCAGGCGGTGATTTTTTACTTTCTGCCTTGTACCAAATATTGCGATTTAATTAGGTGACTGCTAtgtttaatacaaaattaaatcacGAATTACACATagttgaccccccctcccccctgcaaacaaatttataagtttatatgaagggggtcagttatctctgcagccAACTGTACTAGTTCAGAATAGAATAGATAACTAAGTACAAGTACTAATACAGTAGGTTTAATTGAATAATACATTCTAGAAACAGTAACTAAGCTCATTGGGAGCTACACGCATTATTGGCCCGCTGGGGGTGTTTAGGTAGATTGATATAATACACGTCCCTAGGCATACCTATTGGTTCTAACACTGTATACTGTACCTAAAGGTCATTCTGCTGTTTTTTTACATGTTCGTATAATTATTAGAgtttgttcggaaagagaagagtcgtggaatgtattgggctccatacattccacgactcttctctttccgcacagactctagactAAATCAAGGTATTTTCAATATCAATATAAATACTTAGCTATTAATGTTTTTgtactatttaattttttttaagtagctTATGTTACCCTTAACATAAAAAACTAATGGACTAAATCACATCAGTCACCAAAAACTGATGAATAGTTTTGACGCTACAATggatcatacaaacaaacccacATACTTACAGCCATATATTATAATTCATACCCGATTACGGATGTCTGTATGTTTAGTCAGCTGCAGATATAGTTGACCCCCTCTGCAAACTAATTTATTTGCAGGGGAGTCCAGTCACAGAATAACTAaaagtactaccgtacagaaaattcactccttcacaaaagtcagctttaggtataaaattatacctatactcgccgcctgcaacaaaattgaaacttataaccgcgcacgaacggtgaatcttCATTGCACGAGcgtcacgtgacacgactatcgtacCCTGCCCGGGAgggcgccggccaaatgtacctaaactgcgtagtgacaccttCTGGTTCAGTTATCTCAGGAGCTGTATGTACCAAACAGAGCCTGACGAAACGAAACCAATCTACCATGCCCCTCCCTAGATCCCTGGATTTGCAGgcgtccatgggctacggtgaCCGTTTAGGTACCATCAAATGAGCCGTAGGCTTGTATGCCTCCAATGTGgtattaataaaaacatttttcggaATCTGGTAAAAACAAaggtgtaaaaaaaaacaaaaagtcgaacagtgttaaaaagttttattctctaaaatataaacttttattccTAATATCCAACGGGTACAGCGTTATTGTTATTGTAACCAGAGTTGTAACTAGTGTAACCATTGTTATAAACGGGTGTTGGTACTACTGGGGCTGGTATATATGGAACTGGTGCTACCGGAGTGGGTACTACTGGGGCTTGTACATTTTGAACTGGTGCTACTGGAGTTGGTACCACTGGGGTTGGTACGTAAGGAACTGGTACAGGTACTTTCTGTCTTGGTGGGACTGGTAACTGAGTGCCTTTTGGGAGTTGTCGCCTTTCGATCTTCGTTCTACCGCCGCCTCCGTGTCCGTGAATGATTTTAGCGTTCGGGCACTGGTCTAAGTGTACGCACTGGCCGGTGACCGGGTTTCTGACAGTGGGGTGGATGCAGTAGCAGGCTGAGTAGCCACAGGTCTGCTGTTTGTCTGGTCTGGGGCGGGATTCGTAGCAGGTTGCCTCACGGGTTACGTAACCACAGCCGGGGAGGGAGTACAGTTGGGTGCCTGGTGGGCAAGCTTGACCTTGCGGGCCTGAGGAAAGTTTTGAGGTAAAGTTGGATGCTTACATTTAAGAAAAACGTGATATAAACGAGACGTTAACTATCGTTGTGTTTTCATAAACAGAATACAGGTGGTGACCTTTTTCTGAAATGTGTTTGATCCATATGCAATTTCATGTTTTAGCGAATTTAGCGTGAACAAATATGTCGATAGATTTAGTAGGTTTAGTAAGGAACACAAATGTATGGAacagcatgcactttagtctcaggcgatgccgcttggcacgattgttccttaggtcaaacaaagttgatctggcccggtagccgggagatcataccatgcagaccccccaaaaagggggggggggggtgaaaTGGTCGGCtgcccaggtccaatctatgctatattccttcctagtctgagcaactagggcaagttatatatcattttcgtataatttagggacgggaaattcattttcgaaattatacctttccatacaaaaaaaaaatctttttgtacaaaaaatgaaaatgttatgtaattttttgtaacatccaaaatcgtcacaaaaaattacattacattttcattttttgtaccttgccctagttgctaagactaggaaggaatacttatagcatagattggacctgaggagccgaccctttcaccccccccccccccccccgttttggggggtctgcatggtacgatctcccggctaccggggcaaatcagctttgattgacctaaggaacaatctagactaaagtgcatgttaaatgaccttactcaacctactagctggtttgttagtgcacgacaccttgcatttcGAGACTACGCGCTgcaacttggcacagttgattcttagctggtcttgagcagatacagaccgggagccgtcgagagccacctctcatttagtgggggggaggagtgaagttcgacgctgccgcgcttcacttggagcaacatttctctaaaagtatacctattagggcatgtgatatataattttccgataaattaaggatgaggaatctgtttttagaacaaaaccaatgcactttctaacaaaaaaaaagaataaagtagaaaagactaaaaaacgtatttttgttttttttataattaccaattttttttaaagtgttgcaggaatctgaaggccgttccctgagccagaaatgtaaaaataccccaataattatcctatttttctaagaaacggtgatatttgtagacgtgggaaaaataaatataattcttgattatattatctttaataacacagctttcgatacacgattcataacacttcgctcgatacaatttattcccaaagtaacctccaattcgaatttttactccaactttactcgtttctttactatgtaacactatgaaacaaaaaaaggagaaaaatcaagcataagtataacagtaatttgacagctttagaaaaacgataattagaggcaatatttttaaaataaataaacatcaactaattctatcgtaacaaaatatcgactccggcctgcatgctctatctccgtccgtctttcgaaatgagacagtgatggctgagcgctcgtgccagacggacctgtactaggtgtccccaaaacaaatataagatttacttataaaaactgtgctgtgttgtgtgtcctagtgatataccgtgtgcaccaaaacctttaagttataatgggtaacaagcaattgaataaaaagaagacatctcgaaaaagacaactcggaagattccaacaaacaatggaactaacgtaagtaaaaatgtatatttattacacagtgaaatacgtaattattacttaatttaatatatacttgatcgtactaattagtaatccatataacttgaaacattctaaaaattaataatcgctccatctaccggtaaACATTGTCATCATCTAAATAGCTTAAAAGGATATCGCGATtcgcgacgaagtttacaccacgcggcactagcgccgttgccttgcacggcaaagacagaaaacattgccGTCTATGTGTGCGTCTCCGTGAGTCGTAGTTGGTCGTAGTTACGCGGTTGcggtgtagtgggccttcctataaatacgagcacacagtgatacatgtaacgcacacaattagacgcataaagcgttcttttagcaatccatccacctatcgagggttcgaacctcagctcgtgatttgtcattcgtctaaactttttacttttttgtctttctaggaaaagaagaaaattgGATAATTTCACAGCCGAACATGATACTATATCTTTAGACTACATCGAGTGAGTATAATTATTTGACTTGTGCTTTTTAGCCCTACCTACGTAACACAATACACTACTacaatttatctttatttacagactgcaaaatatggaaatggaatctccgatttcatcaaccactgacattcaaagtaacgagtaagttctaattctaattgtggcattatctatgaaaagggaccttattgtctatggcgcttacgacgcactgcgtcgcacggcgtggtatttatatcagagcatcgttaataatggtggaagcgccatcgacaataaggtcccttttcatagataacgtcacaaatacctacctactcaagtaCTCACAGCGGCGGCGTACGAAAAGACCTTAGTTAGATttagatacctactgttttcctaTCAGTGCAGATGCTTATATCTTTTTatgaattgaattgatattctcaattatttggacatattttgtacttattttcctagatggctattagtagtattagtactacctacttagcaaatgttcgccgaaaactaataaaataaaatgtcgccAATCAATAATATCGTACGAGATACATTGCCCTCATCAGTTATTTGATATTCTCCAagaggtacttaatttaaaaaaaccggccaagtgcaagttggATTCGCACacgcagggttccgtaccattatgcaaaaaacggcaaaaatcacgttttttgcataactatttattttattctgtttttagtatttgttgttatagcggcgatagaaattcaatcatctgtgaaattttaaactgtctagctaccacggttcatgagatacagcctgatgacagacggacagacggacggacggacagcgaagtcttagtaatagggtcccgtttttaccctttgggtacggaaccctaaaaatgtacactgatagaatgtaatagggttgcctgagtaagtcccggaaattaaaatcccgggatttaccgattgtccgtactttcgttattcttttacgtattttttaatgaactggtagttattttatattatacctaccctacacaatagtaaatgatttccttttcttgagcgtgttgaccgattttttattttaataaaactaataatcttgggcaattatttccattttcaatttctcatttacctgtgatagagcatttttagggttctgtagccaaatggcaaaaaacggaacccttaaggattcgtcatgtctgtctgtctgtccgtccgtatatacagccacttttttctgaaactataagaactaataggtactgttgaaacttggattttccaacaaaaatagaaaaaaacaatacattttgggggttccccatacttagaactgaaactcaaaattttttttgcatcaatcccatacgtgtggggtatttatggataggtcttcaaaaaatatattgaggtttttgatatcatttttttctaaactcaatagtttgcgcgagagaccacctccaaagtggtaaaatgtgtgtcctttaacttctaaaataagagaatgataaaacaaaaaaatatatatatgatgtacattaccatgcaaacttccaccgaaaattggtttgaacgagatctagtaagcagtttttttaatacttacgtcataaaccgcaattttattatgttacttgctagatgttactatttggctactttgttgctacaaagtatttgacgccgactgtacctgtaaccagcacaatggtttatttactttcaagtagttttctccattgtcatcacttgttataatataggtacctacataaaaattttgaaattagtctGTCTCACTTTTCGACATAACTGCATTTCTGGAATGCTGCGTTTCGCGGGTCTATGGTCAAtttatgaaatagtaatggactaatttataaattgagtgATGTTGTAAAGAAATGACTGGCTGCTACAATTCTTCGACCGACAGATTTGTCCGGATGCTTAATGAGAGGCAAAATGTGGCTGTTATTGTTCATCATCACTTGATGATAAAAAATAGTGCGAGAAATAGTTGACATGAGTTGCGTATTACCTATtctcacatgtatcgtacaacgttttacagtacatatagccctataggttaactggaagagatccctcaaagggataagttcacctttgtacttcttgctaattgtatgttatttttaatatgtcttttaaaaaataaaaaataaaaagtcattTATTGTCGCAACAAAACTTACAGCAACAAATCGAACAAAGagaaaacaaaaaaggttacagCTTACATTATAAGGTTAAAGTCCGATAGGGTTGTTGactgtatataaaatatagaatatatgtaatatatttaattaacgaGATATACAAGGAGAATGTAATTTTAACGTGACATCGTGTCGTGTGTGTGTTCATATACACTCCATAGTCGCTAACCGTTCCGACACGTCGCAAAAAACAAGAGAACTTGATTTGACTTGACAGTCAACCACCCTATATAAAGGCAATAAGCATTAATTACAGCACAAAGCAGAATAGCGATAAGTATACATACAtctttttataactatttatatAATAGGTATAACATTTAGAACTATTTGTTAATGTTTAATTCCTAAGTGCGACAATAGGCTCGGGACTCAGCTTATGCCGCGAGTCTGGCGACTGCACAGCGCTGTTTTTCAGCCCGTACCTGTCTCTAagcgtataaaaaaaaaattgctagcTATAGGGGAATACATGCCTTCGTAGCCTGTATTaacatttttgtacaataaagagtttactactaatactagccctttaaatatttgacatagttacgtaatgtgtgtgtgcattatcgcactagtgcggtaaagtccatatgtgctgtaaaacatcatacatttatttaattttggttttGACAGTGAGGCGACCGGCTCAAACATTTTGAACCCACGCATTGCACAGGTGGATGACACTTATCGGGTTCCTAGTATATTAGAGGAAGAAGATACCCATGAGGTAGGTGATTCATGCTAATTATGCTTATTGATTGTAGAGCAGAGAACAATTTTACCTTTTGTACTAACTACCTAGCTAGAATAACATTGTTTCAACTTCGTGTGCCAGAATTCCATCGTAAATTGATTTATCACACGATTCGTAGTCATTATACAGGGCCTTACTTTTATTTCTCTCGTTGGTTCTTTACCACCGGTgctttatatgtacagtcgacgtcaaatatatgtatacatttttcaccttattacaaaggagtatgctgcaataggtacatatctttgacgtcgactgtacatgatgtgacaaattgtaaatgctaacacatacaatatattttattttcagttacaaATATCGTTCAATGTGGAAGAAGAGCTTCCTGACAAAACCGTCGGTCGAAGAATTGTCGCAGTTAGTTACCATTCGATTCGATTCCTCGCATTTTATCCAATAAAAGATTGTAtggaaactatatacataaacgcaatatttcaccgacaaaatcgcaattttcttgttttgttcatacttcaagatggactctttgtgaccttgacgtcacggtcacatatcgttttcttcggggcgtttcgcgagtgaagtacgactgtcggactttgactatcatttctgacttttgtattcctttaatgcaatggatcccatatagacttttgatcctaaagacaaacctgatcgattgataccataaatgaaaattagtcatctattatcgataagtatatatgtttttcttcatcaaattatcaataattttcattttttagattgttccctctataaactcctaatagtctaccttggtgccaaatagggaatgcaaatcggttattttttgtatggtattcattttaaaatgtcattcagattatcaataagagtttcttataccgtattcgaattaaaagaaatattttattaataacacaattctctctagtttttgctcgtatttagtatacaactaactaattattcgtataaaattatttatcgtagaaacactcgtatagtttcaaaataagctattttattttgttggcattgtcaaacccattgactatttttgttttgctttaatatatggtcagtcgtaaaagtattagcgtcagcaatggatttatataatgtatttctttaaaaaacatgatatttcatgctaagtaacagaaaacagtcaaatattgtaccggaaatattagtcccgaaaatcccgaaagtaccgggaatttaattttgaaatcccggttctttgcttggctctaaatcccgggaattcccggtactttcggtaccggtatttcccgggagcaaaTCCTAGTATGTAggactgtaggtactgtaaaacgttgtacgatacatgtgccaataggtaattcgcaactcgtgtcgattcaaaacactcccttcggtcgtgttcggatttatcgccactcgtttcgattttcctatttgccgcacttgtaaacgtaatgtaggtaagtactattacaatatggtgctactttaccgcattagtgcgataattagcacattacgtaactatgtcgaaaatttaaagggccatattatgtactgtaaaacgttgtatgatacatgtgcgaattacctatttttcgcacttgtaccgGTATGccctaattagggttccgtacccgaagagtaaaacgggaccctattactaagacttcgctgtccgtccgtccgtccgtccgtccgtccgtctgtcaccaggctgtatctcacgaaccgtgatagctagacagtttaaattttcacagatgatgtatttctgttgccgctataacaacaaacactaaaaacagaataaaataaagatttaaatggggctcccatacaacaaacgtgatttttgaccaaagttaagcaacgtcgggagtggtcagtatttggatgggtggccgttttttttttgcttttttttgttttttttttttttgcattatggtacggaacccttcgtgcgcgagtccgactcgcacttgcccggtttttttttaataaatatcgatgatatacctgcacagtatacctaataaataatgatattatagaaaacttgcagtcattaatttgtttaaatataaactgtatttacccttataattaaatattattgaaataagagttgacttcattaaaatgaatatttaatttgcactatgtttcatttatttttccaatttaactttaacgccatctatgagaTGCGTCATGCTTTTTTTCAGTATTTAGTAAtacgttttacaaatcagtGTCCTGTTAGTTCATTTAAGTCGCTACTTCTTGCGTGGCGCTGTTGTATCGTCATTGTATCTAGGGGCGGGATGGGTGGCGTGAGGGGAGGCTCGATTGTAGATTTCATTTGGGTACGGGAACGGccttaagcgtgggtcagagtgatctcatatatacttataatttgttctacaatcgtttattttttttagtttttcataaataactcgtaaacggtagcccatagcaaaaaaaatatcttttacgtaaataatctacTTCAGATTTgtcataaaataagtgctactttttttcgctacaatcaatattaaaaaagatattaaaggaagaaaataaatactaaggtccccttttttagtcattcgtaaataactcgtaaaggatggccaatagcaaaaaatatttttatacatgaataattagcatacAATTTCCTACagaaaaggttattcaaactttttcgcttggatcaatatttaaacaccttagaatttattttctctctttaatatcgtttttaatattgatcccagcgaaaaagtttgaatgacaTTTTTAGTAGGaaaatttatgtaaattattcatgtaataaaacattttttgctattggccatcgtttacgagttatttacgaattactaaaaaaggggaccttagtatttattttcttcctttaatatctttttttaatattgatcctagcggaaaaaagtagcacttatattataagaaatctgaaacagattatttacgtaaaagatattttttgctgtgtgctaccgtttacgagttatttacgaaaaactaaaaaaataagcgattgtagaacaaattataagtaaccttcccaccttcatatgagatcactctgacccacgcttaatattatttcttatctcccatttatcaacagactTGTATAATAAACCATAtatttttaaacgtaataagtgtagctttacgactatattttttaatttcagattcctgcaacgcttttaaaaaaaaatggtaattataaaaaaatcaaaaatacgtttttagtcttttctactttatgcttttttttttgttacaaagtgcattgtttttggtCTAAAAATAGATTGCtcgtccttaatttatccgaaaatgatatatcacatgccctaataggtatagttttaggtaaatgttgctccaagtgaagcgcggcagcgtcgaacttccccccctccctcccactaaatgagaggtggctctcgatgtctcccggtctctatctgctcaagaccagctaagaaccaactgtgccaagtttcagtgcattgtctcaaagtgcaaggtccccatacaacggtgtgcactaacaaaccagctatactAGATTCAGATTCAAAAGCGCATTTGTTTAAGtaaacaagtatttttaatatttgtcgacttaatagttataaaatacttacctacgaaaaatcaatattcaataatggtacctatacctacataattttatttacagaTGAAGTCCATAATTGTTTAcctcgtattttctcggaaacgttcgtatttgtcatactACTTCAGtcgacctcagtactttttgtacctactgagactgactgaaataacaagacacgttcgtTGATACGTTATCGCAGTgatgggcaaactttcttcatgatgAGGGGCCAAAAGTTGAAGGAATTTCAGAGGAGGGCCAGATTTACAGcaaaaatgtattattattatattgctggccatattataaatttttttaaatgaccggcggcgggccagaTAAAATCTTTCGCGGGCCGGatctggcccgcgggccgtacgtGAAAATACTAAGAAAAAattattatgcactacatctgtacagagTTTTGTCGGCCTTATTTACTAAACTTTAATATCCATTACCAGCACGGCTATCACGAGTactaatttgacattttatttgaTTTCGATAGCATTCCCTCTCAATCGCACCAATACGTCAGTGCGAGGGAGATGGACTGCGATCAAGTTTACGCAGTAGCTAACGTAAACGTCAAGTGTCAACTCGTGGTACTGATAAAGTAAGCCGCATCCATGAGTTTATACCAAGTTGCGGCAATAGACCACTgccattgtaattttttttgacaGAAATAGACACTTACCCAGAGGAACCACATTCGCTGATACTGAACACAGGCCAACGACGGCCAACAGGCAAGCAGTAACGTATTTCATCTTAAATCTCTGATCAAAAGTCCTCCGTGGTAACCCTGGTTACCAACTACCGAAACACTGAAGCAAAGAACGGTGATACCGCTATTTAAGCAATTTTCTGTAACATGCAATACAATGGTACCAACCATTTTATTTGAACAGTTTGTGATGAACTCATTatttaaattgataataataaatatcacAAGTAACAAAATGCAAAAGGCACAGATGGGTGTAGTAACCAGAGTAACAGTTTCAATAGCAGTAGCAGTGCACATTCACACACCCTCTTCATTCCTTGACTGGCAATAACTTAATTTTCATGCGCGgactgtacctacatttaatTTTGTCCGCTGACACCTCGCTTGTCCTCTGTCGAAAAAGAAGTACCAAAGTAACGCTAAATAACTCAATTCAGATATGCCGCTCCATGAAACATGGCACTTCATAAGTAGTTGGAGTCTAATACACcaaatttttgtatttgtatttgtatttatttatttgcataatcaTGTACATTACATTACACAGATGTTATTTGCAAAGTAAGAGGCACTGATACCCTGGTAGGGCATAGCAAATATCTTACACACTTTGCGCTATTGTTAATTAGAATTAGGACATAATGTCCTGAAAAAACGGttcattaagtacctaatcgAAAATACAATTGTCTAAAATTTGACGCTGGTTGAATGTGTACACTAGTTGTACACAGCACGGTTGTACATATACTCGTAACGTTTTTACTCTGGTTATTTCAACTCTGCGTTACTATTATTGAGTAACCATTATTATAATAGATTGatacattattaattataaagaaaGTTTACTTACAGCCTGATATTTGGCAGAGCTAAGATTCCACCTAAATATGCATGCCATTTTTAGTCTTATGTTATATAGTAATTCGCTTTATATTTACGTGAAAaacaaagtaaataaaattgatatgaCGTCACATCTTTCGACTCttttaaatcattttattagtcatatatGTATTTGTTTGCTAAAGTTAAAGCCCCAGCGATGGAAAAATAAGCGTTCCTTACAAATGTCAGTTATACAATAGGTGCAAAATATAACAATGAATCTATACAATAATTAATTACGCAGCTGTGCAATAAATTATCTATTTTAAAAACTTTCATATGTAAATGTACGAATGGTCTTCGGTTAACGCTATAGTTATccatgaaataaaactacatattaaaactatttaaaaatttataggtaggtatgtgtatTATATCGCGTAAATATAACgaacgaacgctgtaaagggttagAAAAGTCGGGATGTATTTAGTTTTATAACAGAGTATCTACAAGGACGCTTAATGTGAATCCGTAGTGAAAGTTGGAATAAACGTGTAGAATATAAGAATTCGAAAGGAACCTTTAACAGGAATCTGAAATCAAAATTGTATATAATAAGctgccgccatcttgaatttcttCACTTTTGCTCCAATCATGATGAAAACTaatatctgaggatccgaaaggCCTCTTAAAATGGATCTGCAGTCAACATTCTAAAAAccttttattatgattatgatgataatttgatatctatgtatgtatatctGAAGTCTCGAAATGTCCCTTAATATGAATCCGTCAAAATCTGAGAGTGATTGCCATCTTGTTttcttatttgttttttttgtcGTCATCTAGTAgctattcattttattttgtgtctACTAATGTCTTATTTGTATcacatttaataacattttaattgcgTTCGTAATAACCTTGCAACCCCAAGGTCCAATAACACAGTAACTAGCGCACAGCACATGACACTTGttccaataaaataaatcattggaattacttttttatataaatttttaTCTGCTCGGCcggtataaaaatatacaccgtgtttttattgaattccgttaacttcggggtata is a window of Cydia splendana chromosome 1, ilCydSple1.2, whole genome shotgun sequence DNA encoding:
- the LOC134794542 gene encoding uncharacterized protein LOC134794542 encodes the protein MGNKQLNKKKTSRKRQLGRFQQTMELTKRRKLDNFTAEHDTISLDYIELQNMEMESPISSTTDIQSNDEATGSNILNPRIAQVDDTYRVPSILEEEDTHELQISFNVEEELPDKTVGRRIVAVSYHSIRFLAFYPIKDCMETIYINAIFHRQNQIDTYPEEPHSLILNTGQRRPTGKQ